A DNA window from Buttiauxella agrestis contains the following coding sequences:
- a CDS encoding SmdA family multidrug ABC transporter permease/ATP-binding protein: MRLFAQLSWYFTREWRRYLGAVALLIIIAILQLVPPKLVGVIVDGVTQQTLSGTDVLMWIGVMLVIAVIVYMLRYVWRVLLFGASYQLAVELREDYYRQLSRQHPEFYLRHRTGDLMARATNDVDRVVFAAGEGVLTLVDSLVMGCAVLIVMSTQISWELTLLALLPMPIMALVIKRYGDQLHHRFKLAQAAFSTLNDRTQESLSSIRMIKAFGLEDRQSALFAAEAKDAGAKNMKVARVDARFDPTIYITIGTANLLAIGGGSWMVIQGTLTLGQLTSFVMYLGLMIWPMLALAWMFNIVERGSAAYSRIRSMLAEAPSVVDGEQDAPAGRGTVEANIQAFHYPQTTRPTLENVSFTLKPGEMLGLCGPTGAGKSTILSLLQRHFDIDQGEICFHGIALSQMKLDSWRSRLAVVNQTPFLFSDTVASNIALGKPGATQEEIEHVARLASVHDDILRLPQGYETEVGERGVMLSGGQKQRISIARALLLDAEILILDDALSAVDGRTEHQILHNLRQWGENRTVIISAHRLSALTEASEILVMQHGHVVQRGNHDALVGISGWYRDMYRYQQLEAALDDAPENTADEEPANA, encoded by the coding sequence GTGCGATTATTTGCTCAACTAAGCTGGTACTTCACCCGCGAATGGCGACGCTATCTCGGGGCGGTGGCCTTGCTGATTATCATTGCCATCCTGCAACTTGTGCCGCCTAAACTTGTGGGCGTGATTGTTGATGGTGTCACCCAACAGACGCTTTCAGGCACCGACGTGCTGATGTGGATTGGCGTCATGCTGGTCATCGCAGTCATTGTCTACATGTTGCGTTACGTCTGGCGCGTGCTGTTATTCGGCGCGTCTTACCAACTCGCGGTGGAACTTCGCGAAGATTATTACCGCCAGTTAAGCCGCCAGCATCCCGAGTTCTACCTGCGCCACCGCACCGGAGATTTAATGGCGCGAGCCACCAACGATGTCGATCGCGTGGTGTTTGCCGCAGGCGAGGGCGTATTAACGCTGGTGGATTCGCTGGTGATGGGCTGCGCAGTATTGATTGTCATGTCGACGCAAATCAGCTGGGAACTCACTCTTCTTGCGCTGTTGCCGATGCCCATTATGGCGCTGGTGATTAAGCGTTATGGCGACCAGTTACATCACCGTTTCAAACTCGCACAGGCCGCATTCTCAACGCTCAACGACCGCACACAAGAAAGTTTATCCAGTATCCGTATGATCAAAGCATTTGGTCTGGAAGACAGGCAGTCCGCGCTGTTTGCCGCTGAAGCCAAAGATGCCGGAGCGAAAAACATGAAAGTCGCGCGCGTGGATGCGCGTTTCGATCCGACGATTTACATCACTATCGGCACGGCAAACCTGCTGGCGATTGGCGGCGGGAGTTGGATGGTGATTCAGGGCACGCTGACACTCGGCCAGTTGACCAGTTTCGTGATGTATCTTGGCCTGATGATCTGGCCGATGCTGGCGCTGGCGTGGATGTTCAATATCGTTGAGCGCGGCAGCGCAGCGTACAGCCGTATCCGCAGCATGTTAGCCGAAGCGCCGTCAGTGGTTGATGGTGAGCAAGACGCTCCGGCGGGGCGCGGCACGGTAGAAGCGAATATTCAGGCGTTCCATTACCCACAAACCACGCGTCCGACGCTTGAGAACGTCTCTTTCACGCTGAAACCGGGCGAAATGCTTGGCCTTTGCGGGCCAACGGGCGCCGGGAAAAGTACTATCCTCTCGCTCCTTCAGCGTCACTTTGATATCGACCAGGGCGAAATTTGCTTCCACGGCATTGCGTTGTCGCAGATGAAACTCGATTCCTGGCGCAGCCGTCTGGCCGTTGTGAACCAAACGCCGTTCCTGTTCTCCGATACCGTTGCCAGCAATATTGCGCTCGGCAAACCGGGCGCGACGCAGGAAGAAATTGAACACGTCGCCAGGCTTGCCAGCGTGCATGACGATATTCTGCGTCTGCCGCAAGGTTACGAAACGGAAGTTGGCGAGCGTGGGGTTATGCTCTCTGGCGGCCAGAAACAGCGTATCTCTATCGCGCGGGCGTTATTACTCGATGCGGAAATTTTGATTCTTGACGATGCTCTTTCGGCGGTCGATGGGCGCACCGAACACCAGATCCTCCACAACCTGCGCCAGTGGGGTGAAAACCGTACGGTAATCATCAGCGCACACCGTTTGTCGGCGCTGACCGAAGCCTCGGAAATTCTGGTGATGCAACACGGACACGTGGTGCAGCGCGGAAATCACGATGCGCTCGTGGGCATCTCTGGCTGGTATCGCGACATGTATCGTTATCAACAGCTCGAAGCGGCGCTGGATGACGCACCAGAAAATACGGCCGATGAGGAACCCGCCAATGCGTAA
- a CDS encoding Lrp/AsnC family transcriptional regulator produces the protein MLDKIDRKLLSLLQIDCTLSLQALADAVNLTTTPCWKRLKRLEDDGVIRAKVALLDPEKLGLGLTAFVLIKTQHHSSEWYCKFVSVVAEMPEVLGFWRMAGEYDYLMRVQVEDMKRYDDFYKRLVNGIPGLSDVTSSFAMEQIKYTTALPLER, from the coding sequence ATGTTAGATAAAATTGACCGTAAGCTGCTATCCTTGTTGCAAATCGACTGCACCCTCTCTTTGCAGGCTCTCGCTGATGCCGTTAATCTGACCACCACCCCTTGCTGGAAACGCCTGAAACGGCTTGAAGACGACGGTGTTATCCGGGCGAAAGTCGCGTTACTCGATCCAGAAAAACTGGGCCTTGGGTTGACCGCTTTTGTGCTCATTAAAACCCAGCATCACAGCAGCGAGTGGTACTGCAAATTTGTATCAGTGGTTGCCGAAATGCCCGAAGTGCTCGGTTTCTGGCGTATGGCAGGGGAGTATGACTACCTGATGCGTGTGCAGGTAGAAGACATGAAACGATACGACGATTTTTACAAACGGCTGGTGAACGGTATTCCTGGTTTAAGCGATGTCACTTCGAGTTTTGCCATGGAACAGATAAAATACACCACGGCTTTGCCATTAGAGCGTTGA
- a CDS encoding PLP-dependent cysteine synthase family protein, which translates to MTSNWVNHAISEINADYQRSADTHLIRLALPGFPGIQLYLKDESTHPTGSLKHRLARSLFLYGLCNGWIKEGTTIIEASSGSTAVSEAYFARLLGLPFIAVMPACTAKRKVEQIEFYGGRCHFVESACEIYAASEMLERELNGHYMDQFTYAERATDWRGNNNIADSIFRQMEHEPHPVPEYVVMSAGTGGTSATIGRYLRYQGYPTKLTVVDPQNSVFMDYWQNRDCSLRSAVGSKIEGIGRPRCEPSFIPDVIDDMMRVPDAASIATMQWLETVLGRKVGASTGTNMWGVLQLAARMRDEGRTGSIVTLLCDSGERYLETYYNAEWVKANIGDVAPWRAEILDLIK; encoded by the coding sequence ATGACCAGCAACTGGGTAAACCACGCTATTAGCGAAATTAACGCCGATTACCAACGCTCCGCCGATACACATTTGATTCGCCTTGCGCTGCCTGGTTTTCCCGGTATTCAGCTGTATCTGAAAGATGAAAGCACACACCCGACCGGCAGCCTGAAACATCGCCTGGCGCGCTCGCTGTTTTTGTACGGTCTGTGTAACGGCTGGATTAAAGAAGGCACCACGATTATAGAAGCGTCTTCCGGTTCAACTGCCGTGTCCGAAGCCTATTTTGCCCGTCTGTTAGGTCTGCCGTTTATCGCGGTCATGCCAGCCTGCACCGCAAAACGCAAAGTTGAACAAATCGAGTTTTATGGGGGCCGTTGCCATTTCGTCGAGAGCGCGTGCGAAATCTACGCCGCATCCGAAATGCTGGAGCGCGAACTGAACGGCCATTATATGGACCAGTTTACTTACGCTGAACGCGCCACCGACTGGCGCGGCAATAATAATATTGCCGACAGTATTTTCCGCCAGATGGAACATGAACCGCATCCGGTCCCGGAATACGTGGTGATGAGCGCTGGCACAGGTGGCACATCGGCCACTATCGGTCGCTATTTACGTTATCAGGGTTATCCAACAAAACTGACCGTTGTGGACCCGCAAAATTCAGTGTTTATGGATTACTGGCAGAACCGGGATTGCAGCTTACGTAGCGCCGTCGGTAGCAAAATCGAAGGGATTGGTCGCCCGCGCTGCGAGCCTTCGTTTATTCCGGATGTGATTGACGACATGATGCGCGTGCCAGATGCCGCCAGTATTGCCACCATGCAATGGCTGGAAACTGTTCTGGGTCGTAAAGTTGGCGCGTCCACCGGGACGAATATGTGGGGCGTGCTGCAACTAGCTGCACGTATGCGTGACGAAGGACGTACCGGTTCTATTGTGACGCTGCTTTGTGATAGCGGCGAACGTTATCTGGAAACCTATTACAACGCGGAATGGGTGAAGGCGAATATCGGGGATGTCGCGCCGTGGCGTGCTGAAATTCTGGATTTGATTAAGTAA
- the cof gene encoding HMP-PP phosphatase gives MARLAAFDMDGTLLMPNHHLGDETLRTLNRLREERQMTLAFATGRHVLEMRHILGSLSLEAFLITGNGTRIHSTEGELLHRQDLAPEAAEIVLHSHWETQASMHVFNDTGWMTQNEIPELLHAHVYSGFKYRLTDLKRLPSHQVTKICFCGDHDDLRRLKIQLNEALGDKAFLCFSAVDCLEVLPTGCNKGSALNVLSQHLGLTMKDCMAFGDAMNDREMLSSVGHGLIMGNAMAQLKADLPHLPVIGHCNKQAVSHYLTHWLDTPNLTYSPE, from the coding sequence ATGGCTCGTCTGGCTGCATTTGATATGGATGGTACGCTGTTAATGCCCAATCACCATTTGGGTGATGAAACGCTACGCACCCTGAACCGTCTGCGGGAAGAACGCCAGATGACTCTCGCGTTTGCTACCGGTCGCCATGTGCTGGAAATGCGCCATATTCTGGGATCGTTATCACTCGAGGCATTTTTAATTACCGGAAACGGGACGCGCATTCATTCGACGGAAGGAGAGTTGCTGCACAGGCAAGATCTCGCCCCGGAAGCGGCAGAAATAGTCCTGCACAGCCATTGGGAAACCCAGGCAAGTATGCATGTGTTTAACGATACCGGGTGGATGACGCAAAACGAGATCCCTGAATTACTGCACGCGCATGTCTACAGCGGTTTCAAATACCGCCTGACGGATCTTAAGCGTTTACCTTCACATCAGGTGACGAAGATCTGTTTCTGCGGCGATCACGACGATCTGCGCCGTTTGAAAATCCAGTTGAATGAAGCGCTGGGTGATAAAGCGTTTCTTTGTTTCTCGGCAGTCGATTGCCTGGAAGTGTTACCGACAGGCTGCAATAAAGGATCGGCGCTGAATGTATTAAGCCAGCATCTTGGCCTGACGATGAAAGATTGTATGGCGTTTGGCGATGCGATGAACGATCGCGAAATGCTCTCAAGCGTGGGTCATGGTTTGATCATGGGCAACGCGATGGCGCAACTGAAAGCAGATTTACCGCATTTACCTGTTATTGGTCACTGCAACAAGCAGGCAGTTTCTCATTATTTGACGCATTGGCTGGATACACCAAATCTCACTTATTCCCCCGAATGA
- a CDS encoding SgrR family transcriptional regulator, whose protein sequence is MRLLNRLNQFQRLWQPSVGEPQQVTVAELAARCFCSERHVRTLLNQLQDAGWLTWHAQSGRGKRGTLSFLVTPESVRSGMMEQVLHKGQHQNALELAQIAPEQLRQLLQPFLGGQWQNDTPTLRIPYYRPLEPLQPGFLPGRAEQHLAGQIFAGLTRFTSNNPAPQPDLAHHWQVSEDGLNWYFFIRSTLHWHNGEPVETTQLQQRLMMLLTLPAMRRLFVSVKSIELTHTQCIRFILHTPDYWLAHRLASYCSRLAHPEDSQIGCGPFRLSSFKENLVRIESFESWHLSHPLLKAVEYWITPQLFDTELGTSCRHPVQIAIGQQDELVHLRPVSNSISLGFCYLAVKQNSNLSPDQARFLMQIIHQQQVIASLPVDESLITPSVEMIPGWKIPEWGSCKTVPLPPQLTLLYHLPVELHVMAQQLKTHLADLGCELNLVFHDAKNWTGCEALAQADLMMGDRLIGEAPVYTLEQWLRSDVIWPAVLTETQYTHLQATLDAVQVHPEESARSVGLQEVFSALMRDAIVSPLFNYRYQISAPPGVNGIELNAWGWFDFTQAWLPPPTMV, encoded by the coding sequence ATGCGCTTGTTAAATCGACTCAATCAGTTTCAACGTTTGTGGCAACCTTCGGTGGGAGAACCTCAACAAGTTACGGTGGCTGAACTGGCGGCGCGCTGTTTTTGCAGCGAGCGTCATGTGCGGACTTTGCTTAACCAGTTGCAGGACGCGGGTTGGCTGACGTGGCATGCGCAGTCAGGGAGAGGAAAACGCGGCACGCTGAGTTTCCTGGTCACGCCTGAAAGCGTGCGTTCAGGCATGATGGAACAGGTTCTGCACAAGGGACAACATCAGAATGCGCTGGAGCTGGCGCAAATTGCGCCTGAACAGTTACGCCAGTTGCTGCAACCGTTTCTCGGCGGGCAGTGGCAAAACGATACTCCAACGCTACGTATCCCCTATTACCGGCCACTGGAACCCTTGCAGCCGGGGTTTCTGCCTGGTCGCGCCGAACAACATTTAGCCGGGCAAATCTTTGCCGGACTGACCCGATTCACCTCAAATAACCCGGCTCCGCAGCCCGATCTCGCCCATCACTGGCAAGTCTCGGAAGATGGTTTGAATTGGTATTTCTTCATTCGTTCCACATTGCACTGGCACAATGGCGAGCCAGTGGAAACGACGCAATTACAGCAACGGTTGATGATGCTTTTGACACTTCCGGCAATGCGACGCCTGTTTGTCAGCGTAAAAAGCATCGAACTGACCCATACACAATGCATCCGTTTTATTCTGCATACCCCTGATTACTGGCTAGCTCACCGACTGGCAAGTTATTGCAGCCGCCTTGCACATCCTGAAGATAGCCAAATTGGATGCGGGCCATTTCGTCTCAGCAGCTTTAAAGAAAACCTGGTGCGTATTGAAAGTTTCGAGTCCTGGCATCTCAGCCACCCGCTGCTTAAAGCCGTAGAATACTGGATTACCCCTCAGCTTTTCGATACTGAACTGGGCACCAGTTGCCGCCATCCGGTGCAAATCGCCATCGGGCAGCAAGATGAACTGGTACATCTAAGGCCTGTCAGTAACAGTATCAGCCTTGGGTTTTGCTATCTGGCGGTCAAACAAAACAGCAATTTGTCTCCGGATCAGGCGCGTTTCCTGATGCAGATAATCCACCAGCAGCAGGTGATCGCCAGCCTGCCGGTAGATGAATCGCTGATCACACCGAGCGTGGAGATGATCCCCGGCTGGAAGATCCCCGAGTGGGGCTCATGTAAAACCGTCCCTCTGCCACCGCAATTGACGCTGCTGTATCATTTGCCGGTTGAGTTACATGTTATGGCGCAACAATTGAAAACCCATCTGGCTGATTTAGGCTGCGAACTGAATCTGGTCTTTCACGACGCCAAAAACTGGACGGGTTGCGAAGCCCTGGCTCAGGCCGATTTAATGATGGGTGACCGCTTGATTGGCGAAGCTCCGGTTTACACACTGGAGCAGTGGTTACGCAGCGATGTTATCTGGCCTGCTGTTCTCACGGAAACTCAGTACACCCATCTGCAAGCCACGCTTGATGCCGTACAAGTTCACCCAGAAGAGAGCGCCCGTAGTGTCGGTTTGCAGGAAGTGTTCAGCGCGTTAATGCGCGATGCGATAGTGTCGCCGCTGTTTAATTACCGCTACCAAATCAGCGCGCCGCCTGGCGTTAACGGCATTGAGTTGAATGCCTGGGGCTGGTTCGATTTTACGCAAGCATGGTTGCCACCGCCGACAATGGTGTGA
- the queC gene encoding 7-cyano-7-deazaguanine synthase QueC, which produces MKRAVVVFSGGQDSTTCLIQALQQYDEVHCVTFDYGQRHRAEIDVARELALKLGARAHKVLDVTLLNELAVSSLTRDNIPVPDYDPQESGIPSTFVPGRNILFLTLTAIYAYQVEAEAVITGVCETDFSGYPDCRDEFVKALNHAVSLGMARDIRFETPLMWLDKAETWALADYWQQLELVRNDTLTCYNGIQGDGCGECAACHLRANGLNHYLADKPAVMAAMKKKTGLK; this is translated from the coding sequence ATGAAACGTGCAGTTGTCGTCTTTAGTGGTGGCCAGGATTCCACAACCTGCCTGATTCAGGCCTTACAACAATATGATGAAGTCCATTGTGTGACGTTTGATTATGGCCAACGCCACCGCGCTGAGATTGACGTTGCCCGCGAATTAGCGCTGAAATTAGGCGCTCGTGCCCATAAAGTTCTGGATGTCACATTGCTGAACGAACTGGCTGTCAGCAGCCTGACGCGCGATAACATTCCTGTGCCTGATTACGACCCGCAAGAAAGCGGCATTCCCAGCACCTTCGTTCCAGGGCGCAATATTTTGTTCCTGACGCTGACCGCAATTTATGCGTATCAGGTTGAAGCCGAAGCGGTTATTACGGGCGTTTGTGAAACAGATTTCTCTGGCTACCCGGATTGCCGCGATGAGTTTGTGAAAGCGCTGAACCATGCTGTCAGCCTCGGTATGGCTCGTGATATCCGTTTTGAAACTCCGCTGATGTGGCTTGATAAAGCAGAAACCTGGGCACTGGCAGATTACTGGCAGCAACTGGAACTGGTGCGTAACGATACGCTGACCTGCTACAACGGGATTCAGGGCGACGGATGTGGTGAATGTGCGGCCTGTCACTTGCGGGCTAACGGCCTGAACCACTATCTGGCAGATAAACCCGCGGTAATGGCGGCGATGAAAAAGAAAACCGGTCTCAAATAA
- a CDS encoding YbgC/FadM family acyl-CoA thioesterase, which translates to MQTHIKVRGYHMDVYQHVNNARYLEFLEEARWEGLENAAGFQWMTEHNIAFIVVNININYRRPAVLGDLLRIESSLQQLNGKSGVLSQVVKLEPEGEIVADALLTFVCIDLKTQKSVPLEGELREKLVQMME; encoded by the coding sequence ATGCAAACACATATCAAAGTCCGTGGTTATCACATGGATGTTTACCAGCACGTAAACAACGCCCGCTACCTTGAGTTCCTTGAAGAGGCTCGCTGGGAGGGTTTGGAAAATGCGGCTGGTTTCCAGTGGATGACGGAACACAACATCGCCTTCATCGTGGTGAATATCAATATTAACTATCGCCGCCCTGCGGTATTGGGTGATTTGCTACGCATCGAAAGTAGCTTGCAGCAACTCAACGGCAAAAGCGGCGTGCTGAGTCAGGTGGTTAAACTTGAGCCTGAAGGCGAAATCGTCGCCGATGCGTTACTGACTTTCGTCTGCATTGATTTGAAAACGCAGAAGTCAGTTCCGCTGGAAGGGGAATTGCGCGAGAAACTCGTGCAAATGATGGAGTAG
- a CDS encoding helix-hairpin-helix domain-containing protein yields the protein MKTGFKTGLKAMCIAVAIIGASTCTPAAAAPAVVKNDTAQQHIDKTPATPVTVAKPGDADDGVVSINTASAEALAQAMNGVGLKKAQSIVSYREEYGPFKALEQLQEVPGIGSALVERNLSHIKL from the coding sequence ATGAAAACAGGATTCAAAACCGGACTTAAAGCAATGTGTATCGCCGTGGCTATTATTGGTGCAAGCACATGTACCCCGGCTGCGGCCGCACCGGCTGTCGTTAAAAATGACACAGCACAACAGCACATTGATAAAACTCCAGCCACTCCCGTAACGGTTGCTAAACCCGGCGATGCTGACGATGGCGTAGTGAGTATTAACACCGCCAGTGCGGAAGCGCTGGCGCAGGCAATGAACGGCGTCGGTTTGAAAAAGGCGCAGTCGATTGTGAGCTACCGCGAAGAATATGGCCCATTCAAAGCGCTCGAACAGCTTCAGGAGGTGCCAGGGATTGGCAGTGCGTTGGTAGAACGCAATCTGTCTCACATTAAGCTTTAA
- the ppiD gene encoding peptidylprolyl isomerase — MMDNLRTAANSLVIKIIFGIIIVSFILTGVSGYLIGGSANYAAKVNGQEISRGQFENAVASERNRQQQQLGEQFSVLAGNEGYIKQMRQQVLSRLIDEALMDQYAKHLGLGISDEQIKLAIFKEPAFQNNGKFDNARYTAIINNMGMTADQYAQALRNQLTTQQLINAVVGTDFMLAGETDELAALVSQQRVVREATIDVNALAAKQEVTEQEINSSYEQNKNQYIAPEQFKVSYIMLDAASQKVEVADTDIQSYYDQHQDEFTQPQRNRYSVIQTKTEAEAKAILDELNKGGDFAALAKEKSADIISARNGGDMGWLEPGTTPDELKNAGLKDKGQLSGVIKSSVGFLVVRLDDIQPAQTKPLSEVKDAIAAKVKQDKAVDAYYALQQKVSDAASNDNESLASAEKVAGVKAVETGWFGHDNLPAELNFKPVSDAIFNGGLVGANGTPGMNSDIITVDGDRAFVIRIAEHKAEAIKPLAEVRDQVIAKVKFQKAEQQAKLDADKTLNALKMGKGDEAMKAAGLSFGTAKTVARTGQDPISQAAFSLPLPAKDKPSYGVANDMQGNVVLLAVDEVKAGNMPAEQKKAMVQGITQNNAQISFEALMTSLRKEAKIKMGDSIEQQ, encoded by the coding sequence ATGATGGACAATTTACGTACGGCGGCCAACAGCCTCGTAATCAAGATAATTTTCGGGATCATTATCGTGTCATTCATTTTGACTGGCGTGAGTGGATACCTGATTGGCGGAAGTGCCAACTACGCCGCAAAAGTGAATGGCCAGGAAATCAGCCGTGGTCAGTTTGAAAATGCCGTTGCCAGCGAACGTAATCGCCAACAGCAGCAACTTGGCGAACAATTCTCTGTACTGGCTGGCAACGAAGGCTACATCAAGCAGATGCGCCAGCAAGTGCTGTCACGCCTGATTGATGAAGCGTTAATGGATCAATACGCCAAACATCTTGGTCTTGGCATTAGCGACGAGCAAATCAAACTCGCTATCTTCAAAGAACCCGCTTTCCAGAATAACGGTAAATTTGATAACGCCCGTTATACCGCAATCATCAACAACATGGGGATGACTGCTGACCAATACGCGCAAGCGCTGCGTAACCAGCTCACGACGCAGCAGTTGATCAACGCCGTTGTCGGTACTGATTTCATGCTGGCAGGTGAAACTGACGAGCTGGCAGCCCTGGTATCACAGCAACGTGTTGTTCGTGAAGCGACCATTGATGTGAATGCTCTGGCAGCGAAGCAAGAAGTGACCGAGCAGGAAATCAACAGCAGCTACGAGCAAAACAAAAACCAATACATCGCCCCTGAGCAGTTCAAAGTAAGCTACATCATGCTTGATGCTGCTTCTCAGAAAGTTGAAGTGGCGGATACAGATATTCAGTCCTACTACGACCAGCATCAGGACGAGTTCACTCAACCTCAACGTAACCGTTACAGCGTGATTCAGACCAAAACTGAAGCCGAAGCTAAAGCGATTCTGGATGAGCTGAACAAAGGCGGTGACTTTGCGGCCCTGGCAAAAGAAAAATCTGCTGACATCATCTCTGCCCGTAACGGCGGTGACATGGGTTGGCTGGAGCCAGGTACCACTCCTGATGAGCTGAAAAATGCCGGTCTGAAAGACAAAGGCCAGTTGTCCGGTGTTATCAAATCTTCTGTCGGTTTCCTGGTTGTGCGTCTTGATGACATCCAGCCTGCGCAAACCAAACCGCTGTCTGAAGTGAAAGACGCGATTGCGGCGAAAGTGAAGCAAGATAAAGCAGTTGATGCTTATTACGCGCTGCAACAAAAAGTGAGCGACGCGGCAAGCAACGATAACGAATCTCTGGCAAGTGCTGAAAAAGTGGCTGGCGTTAAAGCGGTTGAGACTGGCTGGTTCGGTCACGATAACTTACCGGCAGAGCTGAACTTCAAGCCTGTTTCCGATGCCATTTTCAATGGTGGTCTGGTGGGTGCGAACGGAACTCCGGGTATGAACTCTGACATCATCACTGTTGATGGTGATCGTGCGTTTGTTATTCGTATCGCTGAACATAAAGCCGAAGCGATTAAACCGCTCGCGGAAGTTCGTGACCAGGTTATCGCGAAGGTTAAATTCCAGAAAGCGGAACAACAAGCGAAACTGGATGCTGACAAAACGCTGAACGCTCTGAAAATGGGTAAAGGCGATGAAGCGATGAAAGCGGCTGGCCTCAGCTTTGGTACTGCGAAAACCGTAGCGCGTACGGGGCAGGATCCCATTAGCCAGGCGGCATTCTCACTGCCGTTACCTGCGAAGGATAAACCTTCTTATGGTGTGGCAAATGACATGCAGGGTAACGTCGTTCTGCTAGCCGTCGATGAAGTGAAAGCCGGTAATATGCCAGCGGAGCAGAAAAAAGCCATGGTTCAGGGAATTACCCAGAACAATGCCCAAATCTCTTTCGAAGCGTTGATGACCAGTCTGCGCAAAGAAGCGAAAATTAAGATGGGCGACAGCATCGAACAGCAGTAA
- the hupB gene encoding nucleoid-associated protein HU-beta: MNKSQLIDKIAAGADISKAAAGRALDAVIASVTESLQSGEDVALVGFGTFAVKERAARTGRNPQTGKEITIAAAKVPGFRAGKALKEAVN, from the coding sequence GTGAATAAATCTCAACTGATAGACAAAATTGCCGCAGGTGCTGATATTTCTAAAGCCGCGGCTGGACGTGCATTAGACGCTGTGATTGCTTCTGTTACCGAATCTCTGCAATCTGGGGAAGACGTGGCATTGGTTGGCTTTGGTACCTTTGCTGTTAAAGAGCGTGCTGCCCGTACAGGCCGTAACCCTCAGACCGGTAAAGAAATCACTATCGCTGCTGCAAAAGTCCCAGGGTTCCGTGCTGGTAAAGCGCTGAAAGAAGCGGTTAACTGA